ATGATCTCACTCTGTCACAAATGCAGACACAACCAGTGAAACTGAGCAAAGTCCAAGTGGCACATCAGCACACCGATATCAGTGTAAATGCAAATGGAAAATCAACAGAAATCACTAATCATTAATCATATCGTATCAATATTCTATACTAATGATACAAAGCTGTTCATATCATATGAGATAAAGAATTACATTTGAAACCACTTGCTGtactttatgttattattattattattattatagaatactgtagtctgtattaatattctattataataataatacaaagtaCAGCAAATGGTTTCAAATGTAATTCTTTATATCATATGatataaacagctttttttttccacactctGGACCATGATGTCATTTATTGTAAtatgctataaataaatatgtgaatcACACTAGCTCTGTGGAGGAAAGGTCTGGGAGTCAGTATCTCAACTgtatacacactaatacactgtTTCAGTCATGGTGAAACCAGAAGTGCACCATGTAGAGACATGCAAAAATAGATGATGATATGTCATGATATAGCAAATATATCATGATGCCTGAATATTTTGTCACTGTCAGACAGAGAAGTGCCTACTTAGACTGAACTCAAATCAACATTTTTCCAGTTAGATCTAGATtttttccacaaacatttctctgttTACTTACACCTATTTCTTACTTAGACTTCTAGATAATTCTAaagtatttcatttaaaaccatttcttcaattttaaccaaaaatgttaatatgcTGGGTAGGTACAGTGGTGTAATGGgtagcgctgctgcatcacagggttCCCgggtcgatcctgagctcatgtGACTGCCTATATGGAGTTTCAATAGTTCCACCTTtgtctatgtgggtttcctctgggttcacCGGTTTCATCCCACCTTGTCCCGGTAGGCGGACTGACTATGCTAcattgcccctaagtgtgaatgtgtgtgtgtgtattgctagcctgaccaggataaagcacttactgatgATGTTAATACAAGGTTGACTATCTTTTGATTAATGTTTGACTGCCAGTGTAGTTGAAGCCAAATATTTAAGTGTATTTGAAATGCGATGTATCCATTTAATGATGTATCCGATTACTCCTACCACATTATAACAGTTCACTCTGCACATTATTACACAACAGCATGAGGCAAAATCCCTATAAATAGAACACATTTCCACACTTCTGCATTGAGAAGTAATCCATTTGTCACTTCGGGAGCAGTTTTAATTCTGTTGTCTGGAGTCAACTTTCCCCCTCGCTCTAAATATGAAATGCATTCTAATCAGGAACTTCAAAGAAATTGTGTGAGCCTGTTGGTTCCAGGGCCGCCGTGCAATCTCCTCATGCATAATTAAAGGCACCGCAATTTCCCACTCCCCCCGGGGCCTGCAGTCTGCACGCTCTACTTTAGGCCACTTTAGGATAAATCCACTGCTGCCTCACgcttatctctctctgtctctgctcacttcTCGTTCTGAGCATGAACAACGGCAGcgctgagggaaaaaaagcagatcTCAAACATTGAAAGCCAAAAGAAAGACCTTGAACAAATTTACAGCtgaaagaaatataatatagcCAACTGTTCTGTGTTTCGGAGAAAACCACTGACATAAATCAATACCTTTATCTGATTTAGTTTCCTTGATTTGCTATAAATTGGTTGTTTAACTGTGCAAATGTTTAAACAGTGATTGTGGTTTATTCAGGAGTTTCAACAGAAAGGCACTGTGTCTTTACCTACAGCgttagtaaaatatttatttttataatatgttATGTATTACAGATTTTCAGTCAAGTTTTCCAGgttattattcaaataatatttgaatattcagTGCTGTGGCTTCATATGACTTACAAGTTACAAAATGAGTTACAAACCCACAGCTTTACCTGGTTTGCACTGcacttgattttctttttttttccctaaagaACTGACATACAGGACACAGAATTTCTTCATTTGTGCTGACAAACCCAGCAAATACAGCCTTTAACTACACGCCCTTCAGTGTCCAGGGTCcagaataatatgaaaaagcctaaatcattatttaattttttaaaacgtTCTTGAATAGTTGATatataaggaagaaaacacaacagtacCTACTGTAACCATGCTgaagttattattttcttactatagcattaatgttttattcttcttattccaCAACAATTTAACTACCTACCTTTACCTATTATTACTTGTGAGGGTCATTGATACGAAGCTGCAATTCACTTGGATGGACTGATATAAAAGTCAAAATGATAATGATTTGAATGACATGTCTTACGTCtaaagttcctgttatctcttatcTTATAACAGCTGCAAACCGTCATTGCcacaccaacctctcttttttttctttctctggaagttagtaagacaataaaatgcagttcgccatgtcactgagaaaccacaaagccgtCCATCATGAAGACTCATGACggaaagttgcagctttacttctgactgttacaaagcaaagacactggagactctttccaaaaatggTCACAGAAAACATGCCAGCATCCAGCATACTACTCGCTGTGTAAATAGTTACTGTAGAACTAATAACATAAGaatcagtgcattaatataaacctgtgatttgactcGGAAACACTTTCTGACACCAATTCTTCCTAATACATGTGTTATCACATGGAAGGTTCTTCATTATAGTGAATATTGtgcatctttctctctctctctagctctctctctctcacaaacacaggAGAAGGTTTAAAAGGCTTCTGGTTCAATAAAATGTTCAATCCTCTTTTGCAACTACAATCTTCAAAGGTTACCAAAAGTACCACAGTtgcaaaatatgatttttgagcccctctctgtgtgtgacaTGCTCGCGCATGACTCGGAAGGCCGGTAGCCGGAGCACACAGCATGATAAGACTTTTAGTGATAAAAGGTGTGCTCTGTATGCAGCAGTGGAGCTCAGGGTCAAAGAACAAAAGGTTTCAAAAAGAGAGATCTCCCCATGAAAGCGCAGTCCCATGGAGATCACATGCTAAAGTGGGGACGTTATGTTCCACGTAAAGGAACAGCATGTGTCAAAAAatgctatgatttttttttttctgagaaacactttattgtttttaaatgtaattaactaAATTGGGGTAAAgcttaaataataatgtaaagaatgagaatgtgaatgtgtgaatataGAAAATacaatgaataaatacagaaagtaacagtgtgtaatTTCTGAAATGCATCCTACCGAAAAGATACAGAATACTTACAATATTCATACTGACTTCAGGATCGAGCTTTTTGGTGTTTCTGAAGGCGGGCTGAGTAGCTTGTACCAGGCACAAAGCAAACAGTCCCAAACATAACTGTAGCCACATGATGTCTGCAGATCTAACAACAAAAGACTGGCAgaacaatagatagatagatagatagatagatagatagatagatagatagatattttaaaaaagtgcattaCACTACAGTAACATTGGCTTAATGTAGTTTTCTCAAAACCCCATTCATAAATGATACTTTATGCCctaatatgcattttatttcaagTTTAGGAAAGGTAAGAaactctaatttaaaaaaaaaaaaaaacatattttactcCATTTTGCTCCATAAACGTGAATGAAAGTATAGGCTACGTCTCAAACTGCAAACTGCTTTAGTAAATAGTCCCCTAGGCTTTGCTAGTGCTTGGCGTGTGTTTGGGACACAGTAATCAGGTTGTCCACAGGTTTCAGTGTGGATCAGTGAACTGCACTGAGAAGTACAGCAAATCAAAGATTTCTTGTGACTGTCGTGGTTTAAGCTGTAAATGATGTGAGGTTCAGTAACCACAAATACATGCATTCTggtttattaaatacaaaatactgtgTAACAACAGTGCAATAACACAAACAAGACGCCGCTTATTAACGCTTGTGGAGTTAAAGCGCATGCTATTTACCCCTGAACTctgaatgtattttattaatttttattaaattactaTTACAAACTAATAACAAAAGACCTAAACATCTTGAAAATACTCACCTATCCTCCATAAACCAAGTCCTGAAATCATGCGAGACTCATTGCGATGTCATTTTTCACCCATCCGTGTTGTTAATAATCCCGCCCCCTCTATCATGTGATTGGCTCGCTGTATATGCCTCCTGAGCTATGATTGGCTGAAAGCACCAGCAGACGGTCTGCTGCGTGAAAGGCCTGTGAGTGGAAGCTAGCTGGGAAAAGTGTGAGAAGAGGGCAACTATTGGTCAATCCTGCATGAGGGGCGGGGCTTTATGTGAATACAGGTAGGAGAAATGTCCCGCCTCAAACCCGTGACTCCCTCCTCCTCCTAacccccccccttctctctctctctctctctctctctctcactctctcagatTCGGATTCAGATTCAATTAAGCTTTATTGGCAGGGTAAAACGCTTTATTCTGCCAGAGCCCTGTAACAATAAattacagacatacacatttacacacatttacacacaattaaaaACAGTCCGataaaataatagcaataagaaggaaaaaaaaaaaacacacgatTTGTTTTATTACCCAAATGATTCTGAGCATTCTGTGCATGTTTCATGATTACAGTGTTGATGTTACTGTGTGGCTGGTGGCCCTGCTCCACTGGTTACTCTTGTCATGACAGGATTTCACAAagctgagctctctctctctctctctctctctctctccacacacacacacacacacacacacacacacacacacacagcgtgaaATCAAAAGCATAAGAGACAGGGCAATGCTGTGTGAACTGATCACATCACTGCATTTCATTGTTATTAATATAACATGAAGGTGAGGATAAAAAGCTTTTAGGAACAGATATTATTAAACAGAAAATTTACTGCTGTTGGCCTTTTGAGTtattctgtttttcagttttaaatatacatatatatatatatatatatatatatatatatatatatatatatatatatatatgtgtgtgtgtgtgtgtgtgtgtgtgtgtgtgtgtgtgtgtgtgtgtattttaggtGCTGAAAGAGGAAGGATCAACGTCAGTGTTTCCTGTTTTAAGACATTAACATACAAAATGCTGGGTTGAATGTTTATTTTGGGAAGTACCATTATAACATATGATCAAATTcagattatgtttattttaagtaAACAGAATTAGTAATATACGACTTTCTAGTGTTTTGGGTGATTTTCTAAACGCTCTGCTGTCAACCAGGGGAGAGTTTTAGTTGGCCAACAGCATGGGTCTGAAGAGACAGGGCGTGTTTGTAGTGTTTGTATACAGTAAGTGACACTTGACGGTTTAGTAAGCAGCAGTAAGCTTATAATTATCAGTGGAATTACTGCTTTTCTTCCTCAGTATGTCTCGGGTGCTTATAGTCGGAGCTGGACTGACAGGCGGTGTGTGTGCGAGTTTACTGCACCGGGAAATGGCAAACCGGGTTCAGATAGTGGTGTGGGACAAGGCGAGGGGAGCAGGTCAGCAAATCTCACCCAGCGCTTTATATTTACATCCAGCAATGAAATAAGATGATGGTCGTGTTTGTTGTGGTTGTGGGGTTTAAAGAAACACGCTGTGTGTGACATATTTGGAAGATAAGTACATAAAAACGGTCAGTGACTAGCTAGCTACTGAGCTAATGAAGCTACACGACAGCCGTGTTGCCAAAtgttttcaggggaaagtagctaattcATGCACTTCTGCTAACTACTTCAGTGGAAAGTAGCTAAAGCCTACTCAAAAAGTCGCTAAATGACGCCACGCGCTAATTAGCATATTCGTGACGTCATGGCGTCGTATTTGCATTCTGTCTAGTGTCAGTTCTTTACATGGGTTTGCTTCTCTCCTAATCTCTGTactcacatactgtattttaatacaGCCAAATTCCCAATAAAGCTGttctcatttacatattttttctgCTTCTGTTATCAGACAATGGAGTGAGTATTTAATAGTGACTGAAACGCTGCCAGTAAAGACCACGTGTTAACCAGTAGTCACTTCCAAGCTGCTGCTCTGCACTGCTACAATCCTGATTTTATAACCACGACATAATAATCTGACAAAATTACCATGCACATAAGTTAAAGGCAACGGCTGTGCTGTGATTTCAgctatatttacatgtaaaatgaTCACTCCAAATGATGTCCAAAAAGTCGCTAGATTTGTCGCTAAAAAAAGTCGCTGAAGGGGTCTGAAAAGTCGCTAAATCTAGCGCTAAGTTGACAATGATGAATGTATGCGCAAAATGTTGCTAGAAATCGCAAGGTGACGTCATAGATTCTTTTGCATATTCATTGGCTCATCAGggtcatttgcatatcaaaatgtgttacatgaagaaggtagattttctgaagacatttagatagaatagagttttaatcagaatagaaaataatagattataacTCAAACTTTAAACCttaattttttacacatttacaaaatatattttctatcAAGATTACCTTTGTTCCTAATGGAACAATCACTGATTGTTTGTTGGTCTCACACaagtgtaactcagtcaggcttCACACATTCAACCAAATCTTCTCTCAACTCATATAACCACCAGCTGTATTGTAAGCTGGAGAGCTGTTGAGTGCAATGTAGTCGCTAAGGTCTGCTCAAAAAGTCATTAGATGTGTCGCCAggctctttttaaaaatatagctGCTAAAAGGGTCTAAAAAGTCACCACATCTGGCGACAATGTTGCTCCGTTGTCAGCATTGCATGACAGGGATCAATCAGCTGATGTTACTTAATGAACACTGCTCATGATGTAAGTTAATGAAGGCCAGCAAGATGAAGTTTATACAAGCGACACACCATAGACAGCAaaatcgaaaaaaaaaatcgaataaTTGAAACCAACACAATTTATAGGATACATACACTGTAAGAAAATGTACACTGTATAATTAACAGTATGTTACTGTCTCTGAAAGTATAGTttgcaaacatttctttcttacaTTTCCAGTTTAAAATGCATGTAGAGAACATTACTAATGATAGGGTGAacaattattattgtattattttagcAACTTTCCTGGATGCCTTGTAACaaatacacagattttttttttacttcagacTAACATTATTGAAATACTGGCAGctgtaattgttaatattaatagtGCTGGAATATTTGTGGTTGTTTTTAAACTGTCTAATCGAAAACACTCACTGGCGACTTTATTGGGAACATCTCTtcccaatcatgtggcagcagcacaatgcataaaatcctacAGACTACAgtcaagagcttctgttaatgttcacatctagcatcagaatggggaaaaacgTGACTTTGACcgtagcatggttgttggtgccagacaggctggctGCTGAGCTTCTGgcattttcatgcacaacaacagtctctagattttgcacagaatggtgtaaaacaaaaaaatatccagcagttctgtggacagaatcgccttgttgatgagcaaagtcagaggagaattgcCAGACTGGATCAAACTGagaggaaggctatggtaactcaaataaccattcTAAaccatggtaagcagaaaaacatctcagcatgcacaaaatgtcaaaGCTCAAGGTgggtgggctacaacagcagaagaccacatcaggttccacttctgtcagccaagaacaggaatctgagtctacagtgggcacaggctcaccgaaactagACATTTGAAATATGGAAAAAGACCATCTTCAGCTGTCCCATTACTATGAGCCAGTTTGACATGTGGCTTTTCTGAGGCAGCAGTTTCTAACTGTGAAACCAGTACACATGTGACTAACCACTTATACTGTAACTAGCACTAAATCACAGTGCTAAATAGGTCTTCTAATTAAGTCTTTCATAAGTTcctaataaaatacaaatgtgtgtgttccagggGGAAGAATGTCTACAAGCAGAAGTCCAAGCAATCCGTTGTGCACAGCGGACCTCGGTGCTCAGTACATCACTGCCACACCATATTATTccaaaattcacaaaaggtAGTACTGTTTCTGTCCTCATGCTTTTCAAATCATTTCGCGTTTCTCCTTGTAGTCATgcagtattttcatttttatttttcctttatctAGATTTTATCAAGAACTCCTAAAGCATGGTATTTTCAAACCACTTGAGGCCACAGTGGAGGGCATGGCGACAATGGAGGAAGGCACTGTAAACTATGTGACCCCATCTGGGACATCATCCATTGTTAAACACTATCTCAAAGAGTCAGGTTGGTCTTCCTCAGCTGTAAATTAACACATACAATCTTAGAGAAAAGGGGAGAATCTGTCGCTCTAATGGATTCATTGGTTTGTCCCTATTGGGGACAGTTTCCCTTTTGCGAAAGTTAGAATCATTAAGCAACCATAGGAACCAAAGAAGCATCTATTATTGAGTGTATGAGCTCATTGTTCCTGAAATGATTACAACCACAGTTAGTAGTTaagaaatgtaactatataatATTTCTACTTATGTTTGAGTGTAGTTCCAGCAAAACAAAATAGcagtatgatggtgtgtgtgtatatatatatatatatatatatatatatatatatatatatatatatatatatatattcacagtATGCAtatattctgtgtttttatgtaataGATGCCGTTCTCTCCCTGTCCCTGTCCATATGACCATATGTACTTTGGCCCCTACTAGAGGACTGTGTTGCCTGAAAGCAAATTTGAATCAGGAATGTTATTCAAGCAACATTTCACTTCTTTTGAAATCTAAGTCCAGTTTCCTAGAAAGAGCAAAAGGCCATTTGGCAAGGCTATGTACACTGATTTATGGCCACTGAGATCATAGAGAAAGTTTATAAGCTGATGTTACACTTATTAGGCAGCGTaggatgtttttatattttacatgtgcAAGAATAAAGACCAAGATGTGAGAAAATGTAGTTTATATCTTTATGTCTAGCCTAGTTTACATTAAGACTAAATTGTGTGTGaatcatattaaataatttccttTTACACTAACAGTAGAAATTTGATATTAAGGTCTCGTATATAAAGATGTATATGTTTAAAGATCTCCTTAATAATTTTCAGACATTAGAGTTATCATCCAACCTATCTGACCATAGCACATGTGGTTGTTAAGTATCTTGGGTATTTTTTAAAGTCCATTATCGTCCCCCCAAAATTTAAATACAGacatttaaagtttattttatagtgCTGCATGCTCAAATACTCCTTCACATGCAACGCTGCTTGTTTAAGCCTTTCATGGCTTGATTCATAATAGTGGGCGTTTTCTACTCTTGTGTCAGAAATGGGGGAGTAATTTAGCATGTTCAACTATTAGCATGTGTGATGAACGTGTCTTCTCTTGTGTTCGGTCTGCTACGGCCCCTCTCGTTCCACTGTTCTCATTCCTTCTTATATCCCAAAAATATTGCCAACTCTGCCTCTCTGCACCCATGCAGGAGCAGAGGTGCTCTTCGGTCATCAAATCACCCACGTTTACCGCAGAGGGCCATGCTGGGAGGTGCACCGGAAAGAGGGTTCACCAGAGCAGTTTGATGTGGTGGTTTTAACTATGCCCATCCCACAGATACTACAATTACAAGGAGACATTGGCTCTTGTGAGTACCTTATacgacatgcacacacatactccaGTAAAGTAATTACAGTACTTAACTGTGCTCACTGTTAAAAATTTTGTTAGGATAGCGATGCAGTAGATGACCGCATGGTGTttaagtatttatatttttatataaacaaggGTAGAAAAGTACTGATAAATTATAGAGTATAGAAGATGTGCCAAAATTGTACTCAGTTAAAAGCTTTTGGTttgcaaaaaacacacacaaaaaaaaaaaaacagtgaggttGAAGACGAGAAAAATTATGTCTGGTATTTTGCCAATTttgaactgtccagtttgggtgagcctgtgcccactgtagccttagattcctgttcttggctgacaggagcagaacccaatgtggtcttctgctgttatagcccatTTGCCTCAAggtcctgagatgcttttctgctcaccacggttgtaaataTTGGTTATATAAGTTACTGTAAACTTCCTGTCAAcacaaaccagtctggccattctcctttgatCCCTCTCATCCACAAGGAGTTTGTGcccgcagaactgctgctcactggatgtttttaataacactctgtaaactctacagactgttctgtgtgaaaataccgggagatcagtagtttctgaattACTCAAAACCAGCCCAACTGGCACCGACAACCTTGCAACAATGAAagtcactgacatcacattttttccccactctgatgtctgacgtgaacattaactgaagctcttgacctgtatctggatgattttatgcattgtgctgctgccacatgatgatGGGATCGATTGcaaaatgagcaggtgtacaggtgttcctattaaagtggctggtgagtgtataaagTATACCATATACATTATGGTTACCGGTGCATGCAATAGAAGTTGTACATTACTAAgaattgtatttttaatcaaCCATCGCAGGTCATGCATCCACAAAGGAATTGTTTCATCATAtcttctggaaaaaaataaactacaatttggggaaataaagaaagattGGCTAATGTTTTTAAGCCCATTTTTTCATCATCAGAATGAAGGACCTTTGAAGCATTGGACATGATATTAATGACACTCTTGGCATTGCTAGGTGGTGCTATACTAGTAATAAAGTAAGGAAGAGATTAATAAGATTCAAAGTAATCTGCAGGCTTTGGAATCTGACAAAATGAACGTTTTGCTTTTGCCATCTTAGgaattttgttaatattaactgGTTTCACCTTATAAAGAAGCACGTCACTTGCACAACTGATAAAAGAactttttcctgtttctccTGAAACTACTACAcaatttttcctcattttaacCTTTCCAAATGTATATATAGCACATTGGACGAATAGTCTCTGTCCAAACATCGCAGTGCTGTCACCTGAAAATAGAAGAAACATTATTCACCCATCCCACTGAGACAAAATGAGTTTTATAGTTCTGTTTCCAGCACCTCCaaaacaataacacactaatcccactttatttccataaaaatgTTGGAATCCATCACTTTGAGTGGCATGGTCACACATGGCAGTTAGACTGTGTGTCCATTAGCCTCCTCCCTAGTTTCAGAGGTATTCTCCTGCCTCTCCTGACAGTCAGCTGATTGCCCAGCGGCTGGAGTGGGACTGCTGAGAGTGCTGGCTCCTTCTGTCCGCATCTTTAAATTGGTCTCCAGCTGTCTGGCTGCACTGCAAACCTCTCATCGGCATCCAAATTGGTATTCGCAGAATGAAGTCCTAAATCCAACACGCTTATTT
The sequence above is a segment of the Pangasianodon hypophthalmus isolate fPanHyp1 chromosome 12, fPanHyp1.pri, whole genome shotgun sequence genome. Coding sequences within it:
- the rnls gene encoding renalase isoform X2, whose product is MSRVLIVGAGLTGGVCASLLHREMANRVQIVVWDKARGAGGRMSTSRSPSNPLCTADLGAQYITATPYYSKIHKRFYQELLKHGIFKPLEATVEGMATMEEGTVNYVTPSGTSSIVKHYLKESGAEVLFGHQITHVYRRGPCWEVHRKEGSPEQFDVVVLTMPIPQILQLQGDIGSLLSESERQKLEDVSYSSRYALGLFYKAGVQISVPWVAKYVSNNPCIRYIATDDKKHNLEIGPSVVVHTSVPFGMEHLEEAIEDVQAIILQELQKVMPGLPEPETIKCQKWRYSQVTRSVAGCPGQMTLLAKPLLVCGGDGFTHSNFDGCVESALKLFEVLKSSL
- the rnls gene encoding renalase isoform X1, with product MSRVLIVGAGLTGGVCASLLHREMANRVQIVVWDKARGAGGRMSTSRSPSNPLCTADLGAQYITATPYYSKIHKRFYQELLKHGIFKPLEATVEGMATMEEGTVNYVTPSGTSSIVKHYLKESGAEVLFGHQITHVYRRGPCWEVHRKEGSPEQFDVVVLTMPIPQILQLQGDIGSLLSESERQKLEDVSYSSRYALGLFYKAGVQISVPWVAKYVSNNPCIRYIATDDKKHNLEEIGPSVVVHTSVPFGMEHLEEAIEDVQAIILQELQKVMPGLPEPETIKCQKWRYSQVTRSVAGCPGQMTLLAKPLLVCGGDGFTHSNFDGCVESALKLFEVLKSSL